CCTCTTTGGTAAGGTTTATCGGCGGTGAGCATAATACATCCGTTCTCCATTTTCACGGCATCTTCAATCGTATGAAACTCTTGGGCAAACACCTGATGAGTGAAAAGGAGTAACCCTATCAGGCTAGAAAAAAATGGATACATGGCAGTAAAATTAGGGAGTGAAAAAGTAAGTCAGGGCAGATTGTACCTCTTGTTCAATATACCTAAATCCAAAGGCATTTCAAACATAAAAACCGCCTTAACACCCGATTAACAAAGTATACAAGCCATGTGTTTTGGTCAAAAAAAGAGAGTTGTTTGCTTTCCCTTTCCAAAAGCTTACGATTTAAGGAAAAATAGCGTTAATTTAGCAATACTAAACTGCATTGAAATTGAGAACATTTATAGTCAAAATATTAGCGTATCAACGCATTTCACTTATTCAAATCCTTTGCGTAAGTATCTTACTTGGTTTTTTTACTATACCTGGAAGGGCGCAAGATATTTACAAGTCGTCAGCTAAAATAGACAAACGAGTGATAGACCGCCTTACTGTATTAAAGTATCAATACGAAGTAGAACCCGACGGTACTATTAAGTTTATTTTACCCATCAGCAAAAGTAAGCGATCTCAAACCCTGTACATCAGGTCAGTAACCGATTGGTATGATCAACTCGAAATACGTGAAATATACTCTGTCATCTATAAGTCAGACAAACGCCCCCCTGAATACATGTTGGCAAAAGTACTGTTTGACAATAGCCGTAAAAAACTAGGAGCCTGGGAATTGATCTACGAAGATGCTCAATATCATATATTGTTTAATGCCAAGGTAACAGCCAATGAGTCACCTCAAAACATCAAGTCTATTATTGATATTGTGGGGGCTGCTGCTGATGGTATGGAGCAGGAATTGTTCATTTCAGACAACTGGTAATGATCTCCTTGACTAGCCTTTACTGCTTAAGTTTGACCCATATCCTACTACGTGCCTTTTACGTTTAAAATGCATAAAAAAAATCCTTTTGCTCACCCTAATTGGAACATCTATTGCCTAGATTCTAACCATAATCACATTAAGTTTTAGTACTATGGATGAGCAGGCAAATTTTAGGGACTATTTTCAGGCATTACCTAAAATAAAAAAGTTGCTGGAAAGCAACAATGAAGTAAACCTTGAGTTGGCTTTTCAGTTATTACAAGGGCAAGATATTTCTAATAAATTATTGACCCATATTTTTGCGCTCTCTCTGTTCCATAGTGATCGTACCATTCGCGAAAAGTCTAAGAAAATGTACAAACACTTGGCGCCTGCTGAGTTTTACCAGGCTACCGAACCCGAGTGGCGCTATTTGTACAGCCATGTAGACGAAGAAGAAATTTCAGGATTTTTGGACGTGATCAGCGAAAATACCCCCATCGATAAAGTAGAAATGGGTAATACAGTGCTTGAGCTCTTGGGGCGTGGCATTCGTTTTTGCCTTGAAAATAAAACGGCGCCTCCAGAAGTGATTTTAGAGCCCTATTACCGTGGCAACCAACTATTCCTCAAACATTTTAACCTTACCCGACTGCCCAAAGAGATTTGTCTTCTAAAAGGCTTAAAAGTGCTTAACTTGAGCGATAATCAATTGACTAATCTTCCGGCAGAAATTACCGAATTGCGTGACCTCGAAGAACTCAACCTTCGCAACAATCAGTTGACCGAATTGCCTGACAAAGTCATAGAGCTTACCAACCTGCGTGAACTTTGGTTAGGTACCAATCAGTTGGTAGGGCTTCCGCCCGAAATAGGACAACTGTTCTCTTTACAAAACCTTTATTTGTACGATAATCAACTTGAGAACTTGCCTCTGGAGGTAGGACAATTGGTGAGTTTACGTAACCTGTATTTAGACAATAATGAATTACTTACTTTGCCAGCTGAAATAGGCAATCTGACCAATCTCCGAGAATTGGTGCTTTCTTATAATCGTCTTATTACTTTACCTATACGCATAGGAGAACTTGCTCAGTTAGAAGTGCTATACTTGCAAAACAACCAACTTAAAAGATTGCCTGAAGAAATAGGGTTGCTGCAAAATTTAGA
This sequence is a window from Microscilla marina ATCC 23134. Protein-coding genes within it:
- a CDS encoding leucine-rich repeat domain-containing protein, producing MDEQANFRDYFQALPKIKKLLESNNEVNLELAFQLLQGQDISNKLLTHIFALSLFHSDRTIREKSKKMYKHLAPAEFYQATEPEWRYLYSHVDEEEISGFLDVISENTPIDKVEMGNTVLELLGRGIRFCLENKTAPPEVILEPYYRGNQLFLKHFNLTRLPKEICLLKGLKVLNLSDNQLTNLPAEITELRDLEELNLRNNQLTELPDKVIELTNLRELWLGTNQLVGLPPEIGQLFSLQNLYLYDNQLENLPLEVGQLVSLRNLYLDNNELLTLPAEIGNLTNLRELVLSYNRLITLPIRIGELAQLEVLYLQNNQLKRLPEEIGLLQNLEELYIENNRITHLPEEIAQLSQLKYLYAQNNMFSSGEKEKIRELLPSTEIYF